From the Penicillium oxalicum strain HP7-1 chromosome V, whole genome shotgun sequence genome, one window contains:
- a CDS encoding Acyl carrier protein has product MFRSAIVRSLRASAPRAAIKTAAPIQIRSSPIAVQMAPRMVSLSIRFYSAPAGLSKDEIEGRIVNLLKNFDKVSDPSKITGVSHFSNDLGLDSLDTVEVVMAIEEEFSIEIPDKEADQIHSSKFLVMLNQMTLFLRDRRLMYDATAIVEKAVEYIKAQPDAH; this is encoded by the exons ATGTTCCGCTCCGCCATTGTTCGCTCCTTGAGGGCCTCCGCCCCCCGTGCCGCTATCAAGACCGCGGCTCCCATCCAGATCCGCAGCTCTCCCATTGCTGTCCAGATGGCCCCTCGCATGGTCTCTCTGAGCATCCGTTTCTACTCTGCCCCTGCTGGTCTGTCCAAGGACGAGATTGAGGGCCGGATAGTCAACCTGCTGAAGAACTTCGACAAG GTTTCCGATCCTAGCAAG ATCACTGGTGTCTCTCACTTCTCCAACGACCTGGGCCTTGACAGCTTGGACACCGTTGAGGTTGTGATGGCTATTGAGGAG GAGTTCAGCATTGAGATCCCCGACAAGGAGGCCGACCAGATCCACAGCAGTAAGTTTCTCGTGATGCTCAATCAGATGACTCTGTTCCTTCGCGACAGAAGACTAATGTATGATGCAACCGCAATAGTCGAGAAGGCTGTTGAGTACATCAAGGCTCAGCCCGATG CTCACTAA